AACATATCTTGCACAATGCTTACAAACAAACAATCACAGACAAGGacaatgagggggaacagagggttaaacgcacaacatgtaatgaatgggattggaaccaggtgtgatacaagaccagacaaaaccaaaggaaaattaaaagaggatcagcgatggctagaaggtcgaggaccctgaccgccgaacgccgcctgaacaaggagaggaaccgacttcggcggaagtcgtgacaggtaGAGGATATGTAGTGATTAATATAAACATCATGGATTATATaatggaggagggtagaggatatgTGGTGATTAATATAAACATAATGGATTATATaatggaggagggtagaggatatgTGGTGATTAATATAAACATCATGGATTATATAATGGAGGAGGTTAGAGGATATGTGGTGATTAATATAAACATAATGGATTATATaatggaggagggtagaggatatgTGGTGATTAATATAAACATCATGGATTATATAATGGAGCTGTGATGAGGGtaggggtagagaatggagtcAAAAGCAGAACAAACAGATTTGAATTAGTTTATCATACAGGCCCTTTAGTTAAATAGTTGGGACACATTTACAGTGACTTGTAGGTCAGTGTGTTTACAGTAAAGATCAATAATTATAATAGTGTTATTAGAATTGTGGAAGTCTGTTAACCCCAGACATGTCAATCAACTATGAGAGTGGCTAGTGATTGTAGAGGCCCCTCCCTCTGGTCCCCCATGTCTGTCTCCTTATAGGTGGGTCctgcagcctctcctctcctcacactccAACCCTGCTCAGCTCTCAGCTGGACAGTAAGGGCCGTTCACACCACACTGACAACAAAAACCTCCCCACCAAACACACTCACTTCTGCTTTCAGATGTTCTGAATATAGACACTAACTGAATGTCAAGTCATCCTGAACCAGTGTGTCTTCAGTAGGAGAACATTCCATGCTTGTGTTTTACACAAAACCCTTCACACATTTACTAGAATGTTGTCATTAACAATTACACCTAGTTGTCACAAAGCATGAATGATAAAGTGATATTCCAGAAGGTTCCGTCCTAACAGAAGACTTCATGTATCAGATAACCTCCATGATAGTCAGTCCCCTGGTTTACAGTAGAGACATATTACATCAACAGTCATTTAGTGATGTACTGTTCGTTCAGAACCCCACTATCAGGTCCAGATTATATTATTATGTCATTATTGTACATATTGTGACATGCTGATTCTAACACAACTCACATGAAACTAAAACGGATATTTCAGTGTAACCAAAATTAACCCAtatggtttttgtttgtccaatCTAATATATTTATTTGCGAGTTTAATAGTTACAGTCATTTACATTAATCAGGAGTCCATCTTCTCAGAAGCTGATAGGCTGAGATGTAGAGGCCCCTCCCTCTGGTCCCCCATGTCTGTCTCCTTATAGGTGGGTCctgcagcctctcctctcctcacactccAACCCTGCTCATCTCTCAGCTGGACAGTAAGGGCCGTTCACACCACACTGACAACATGCTGGGGACACTCTGCACTCTCTTCACTGCTCTAACATGTAAGGAGTCTGACTTCCTGGAGGTTTTACTTCCTGGTTTATTAATAATGAGTCTGTATGTTTCTCTTTACTACATGTCATCTTATTTCCCAGGTGTCAGTGGTGTGACTGTGGTGACACAGAAGCCTCCTGTTGTGACTGTGGTGACACAGAAGCCTCCTGTTGTGACTGTGGTGACACAGAAGCCTCCTGTTGTGacggtgaggaaaggagagacggCCACTCTGGACTGTAACCTGGGAACTGTTGATAATAGTGCTCATTGGTATAAACAGGTTCCAGGTGGAGTTCCTCAGTATGTTTTACAGTGGTACTACTACAATTGGACCTCTGTAAAATATGGTtctggtttctcctctcctaaaTTCACATCTGATCATCAGTCTATATCTGATTATAGTTTGATTATTAACAATGTGGAGGAGGAAGACTCAGCAGTGTATTATTGTAAAACAAAAGACTACTATGTTGGCGAGTGGGCATCACAGTGACATACACTATGACAAAAACCTCCCCAAATACACTCACTTCTGCTTCATGGTAGAGGGGTGAACTCTAAGAAACAGCAGTTGATCAGTCATTATTATAACATTATATACATAACACAATGGGAGATCTGGAAATGGAAGAACCATCCATTACTACATGTCAAAAAGATTATAAGACGATTGTAAAAAGAGATTTAGTCATTCTTGacgtaatcatcatcatcatcatcatcatcatcaagtgAATACTGCATCATATGGATTTTGCTTTAACTGATGGATTCAAAAGGACCAGACACCAACAGCAGAATATGATGCTATTCTATAAACTGTTACTTCAAGGAGAGAAACTCTAAAAAAGTCTGAGATGTTAGTAGTgagagtgaagctctgtctgaatgggatgttgcagttc
This window of the Oncorhynchus gorbuscha isolate QuinsamMale2020 ecotype Even-year unplaced genomic scaffold, OgorEven_v1.0 Un_scaffold_3140, whole genome shotgun sequence genome carries:
- the LOC124027362 gene encoding immunoglobulin lambda-1 light chain-like encodes the protein MLGTLCTLFTALTCVSGVTVVTQKPPVVTVVTQKPPVVTVVTQKPPVVTVRKGETATLDCNLGTVDNSAHWYKQVPGGVPQYVLQWYYYNWTSVKYGSGFSSPKFTSDHQSISDYSLIINNVEEEDSAVYYCKTKDYYVGEWAFGPGTKLIVTDGDLATPAVTLFPPSTEDLKSSRATLVCLTSDLSQRSKGLADVSWMSSGESVIGDVSTSPAEQQPDNTFRISSYLTIQTADWDKDVVFTCKVSLGSTFSEKEIRKTSCSL